gATATCGACGTTATTATATAATCATACATTGAACGTACAAATGCACCAATTTTGTACGTATCATCATAAAAGGTTGTACTTATATGTGAACGCATGTGGAATGTAGAAAGTATTGAATTATTTGGACTGAAGTTTTTGGATCTTACCATTTATTTGCAGTACATCCCAATTTTAACCCACCAGTTGAAATTTTACCTTAGAGGTAGGTTTAAAGGTTTAGAGGCACTTATAAGAATATAAGACGAAAATTACGAAAGCTATTGTACTAGTCATACGTTTcgtaatttattcaaatctaTCACTTCTTCCGTTTCCTCAAATGCTTTGGTACAAAGGGGGGATTGAAGGTTTgataagttatttttaatcgacgtaaaacattattataaacaaaaaattgttcaacggtATGTCTCTGAAATGCACTGATCTTTTTATAAGTTCCTCTAAACTTAGAAACGTACAGttgtaagaaaattacaaaatggcggccctatatttttgattttacactgtttgtagaaattcttttgatcagAATTGTTGATACACATGTAGTTCTTGATGCAAAACACCTTACACcttacacgtaaaggaaataaattcgaattaagTTCCCaagtaccatacattttcttaatgattgaatcaaaaaacaaatcgaaaacctccgtccatcgctgaggtgaattttattttacattcgccttccatcgaaaatacgactttaaatcgaattcgcatatttagaaaatgtcaaaatgttcaCCGCTAACACATagacaaatttttaatctctagggatgaaatattggaatttgtaatctctagggatgaaatattggaaattgttaacCTAGAGTTAACAAACTGGAAAGCGCCGTGTATATGATACAAATCGATCATAATTGTAGTAGACATAGCAAACTGAGAGACTTCTCTCTCTTCAAAAACGAATGCTGTCAAGAATCGTTGTCGTgttgttgcaatatttttgtgtgctaTTGAAGTGatcgacatattttgtgtttgtttggtggttagttttcgattaaattgataatttttggtgtttttcgtgattttcgaTGAAAGGCGAATGTAAAAGCCATTAAATGACTCGGGTcgaaatcatattttatctgtcgagaacagatatatcgagataaacaaaaactccctagagggataagctcgagattatcgttctagacagataatatatattatgcacctgttgccaagattggtattttgacgtgtaggacattattgcccttgccgaaggcgtgggtcataatgcctacacgtcaaaataacagtctggcaataggtgcataaagatttttaaaaattctcgaTGTATGTGTGAGCCTCGAGGGTATTGTAACATTCGAATGCGATTGTGAACCTCGGTAAACCTCGGTTCACAAACACGCATTCTCATGTTACAATACCCTCTCAGCTCACACATACAcctcgaatttttaaaaatcgtttttcgacCCATGTgatttaaataactattgtaaaatgaatcaagactgaaacattaagataACAAATTATTAGTTATTTAAATCACATGGgtcgaaaaacgatttttaaaaattcgaggTGTATGTGTGAGCTGAGAGGGTATTGTAACATGAGAATGCGTGTTTGTGAACCGAGGTTTACCGAGGTTCACAAACGCATTCGAATGTTACAATACCCTCGAGGCTCACACATACAccgagaatttttaaaaatctttttcgacCCGAGTCATTTAATGGCTTTTACATTCGCCTTTCAtcgaaaatcacgaaaaacaccaaaaattatcaatttaatcgaaaactaagcaccaaacaaacacaaaatatgtcgatCACTTCAAtagcacacaaaaatattgcaacaacACGACAACGATTCTTGACAGCATTCGTTTTTGAAGAAAGAGAAGTCTCTCAGTTTGCTATGTCTACTACAATTATGATCGATTTGTATCATATACACGGCGCTTTCCAGTTTGTTAACTCTAGgttaacaatttccaatatttcatcCCTAGAGATTACAAATTCCAATATTTCATCCCTAGAGATTACAAATTTGTCTATGTGTTAGCGGtgaacattttgacattttctaaatatgcgaattcgatttaaagtcgtattttcgatggaaggcgaatgtaaaaatattatgcacgtatgacatacgtgcatattcttttttatctacctagatgaaataatagcagtgaaaaagtgctattatttcgccgtcggtagataaaatagcgtattcacctctgtccaaatgtttatttagacacttggggttataacattcgccttcggctcatgcaataactccccaaatgtctaaataaacatttggacagaggtgaataatctactattatcgcataagcgaaaacgagacaacaagatatgcgaatgacactttgataatgtttgtttatatatcctaggtgaataattttttcggggaatcacagcGCGTATgcgatgaaaaattttattgcattgcGGTGTATATCTCGACATTAAACACTGTTTTTCGGAGAATTATACGGAACATTATTTCTCTCAATTATTCCATTGATATGACGTCATTATTAATTACCTAGAGTTCATAAGCCTACATTAATATGTCGATAAGTTGGTCGTTTCCGCaatacaataaaagaaaatatgataCTGGAGAATATTTCACGCGTAATACTCTCttatatattacacaaaatacGAGTGCAACGAGTGTATAATGCTGAAAATATTCTCCGGTatcataatctactattacagtacacgtaaaggaaataaattcgaattagGCGGCTGACAAAATTGGGTCGATTTAGGGTCGTTCtttgttaacaaaattaattttataaaaaaatctgtgcattttagaggcataccgtagaacaattttgtgCTTAGAATGACGTTGTGCGTCAAATTGGTCAAAACTTCAATCCCCCATTCTCTTTACTACATacatttgttttaatattcattttccTGCATAATAAATCATTAACCAGAtatcttcattttttattgtagtCATTGTCgagtcgataacagatagGTAGTCGTTTCAACAATGTGATCGTTCGTTCATTGTTCTGTTGTATTGTTGTATAACCAAAGTTTCTTTACGTAGTATACTTGCATTGATGAGGCGCTAGTTAGAGCcgaagaagtaatagattcataCCATAACTTGCCGTTTCTAGAAGGTTATCAAATCATTCGAAAATAGTGTTTACGTacacaaaattacaatttttcgtcaaacataaaaataaagtcCTTATTTGATATACTCCCTATAAATAGaccgacaaaaataatggaatGCTTTAAATACACCACTATGATTATATTTTTATACTACCGAATTTTATGTGTTAATCATcaaaaatagtaaaaacaTGCCACGATGTCGTTTCATTAGGACAACACAAAAACAATCGATAATTTAATCATTTAGCATACGAACTAATCACGTTGGGTCCGAAAGTGACGCAAGTTTCAATACTCTTAAAATGACACGCTAAACTGCTGATCAAAAAGTGAATAATCAGCAACTTCTCAATTTCACTCCCTCTGTCGTCGAAATTCTACAAAAACTTCTAGCACAGTTAATGTCGACCGAATTTGTGTCTtggtttgcttcagctgttttttcagctggtccacttaTCTTGTAAGGAGAGTGAATGAACCAGCCGGTAAAACCAAGGGCCCTCTCAGTAGAGACTGAcagattaaaatgaaaaattatatatttaaatttgtgtgtgacagcttcgtgtacagacagtaaaaagggactcttaatgtcaaaagaaaaGGACTCATGACGTCAAAAGAAGCAAAGTTgccgttttcgtgttagtggtgtgtatgatatgatttttcaatgaatttcgggttACCTCTATGGGTAAAACAGATGATTAGTTTTCGAgttattttaattacaaaagttCGATCATATAGGATGTACGACCTGTGGTAGTTGGCCTAAAATCATTTGAGCCAAGACTTGCTTAACATTGTTTAGGTTCTTCGATGGTTCGATCATTTTCGAGCGTCTGTAAGTCGGATGTTTGCTGCACAACATATCGTTTACTTCTAAATTCTCGAATATAGATAATGACAGCCAACCTTATAGGAAAGTAGAAAATACAAACAATGACGCAGAGTGTGTATAATTTACAGCTCCGTTTTAGTAATGACAAACAGACGTcaagaaatataaataattcatTCTCACATTCACCTTAGTTGTCTATGTTAGTAGTGATTGTAATAATTTACTTTACTCAGTGACTAAAAGCAAAACTTTCGTTAcccttttttgagaaaaatgttgtattcAACTCGGTGCTAAATGctattttaggcacacgatgtttATTATCACACTCGAACTGCGTCCTTGAGTGACAATATACACCAATATACTTAAAAAGCAGTTATCACTCGGTGTTattatagttatttacgtcacTGAGTGATAAATGCACTAGATGTGCCGCAggtcgagtgtgacaatacacatcgtgtgcctaaaaaattattgatcactgagttgcatacaacgtttttcacaacaaagtgTACGAAAGCTTTAcgtttcgtcactgagttgagaaaacaactatttctcaactcagtgatgAAATAGTTGTTCATGCAACAAATTGCGATAAGCATTtggttttggtgtcgggggttcaaaatttcattcaccACTCAAAACATGGatgaaaaagttcacttttcgcagcGCCGTTGCTGAAAGAAAACTTTCGTTGTCGTTATTGTATCCGTTGTATacggttgattttaggcacttttgCTCGTCGTCCTTACTTCGTTCGgtctacaactcgcgaaaaattctgtttatgtccaagacatgaaaaagcatttatcactcagtttcataaataactattgtttacTAAGTCAGGAGAAACATGATATTTATATGGTCACATCGGTTGAATGGCATATCTGAGCATTCAATTGTTCATAACAATGACCTAAATTGCAACAGGCAAGGTAATTGAGGCTGATGAATATATTCCCATTAcattacaataaaagaaaaacaatcatCGGACAAACTTGTGCacaataaaaacaatcgtGCCGATGGGTGTTAATATAGAATCGGTCAGCTAGTCGTTTGATCAacaatctttaaaaaaatgtctgtgaTACACAGTCTGTTCACGCCAACTACAGTTGTCCTCTTAATTTGGCTTGGCATAAATTTTCTACGAAAACGACGGAGTAATtctatgtttgcaaaaatacCACAACCTTTTGGCCGATTACCACCAGTGCTTGGAcatgtgttattgttgttgaaGAAAGGCGTACATATCACTCAgtcttcgtttgaaggttttaaTAATTATGCAGATAAGTTCAATGAATATGGTCTGTTTGGTTTCGCACTACCTATTCAACCGACTGTTCATATCTTCGCTCCTGAATATGTTGAGAAggtaaaattgaaagaacgatttaaaattttgttctatATCATCGCAACTATTCTCAGTTGATGAAATCAACAACACATATCAATAAATCCTCTGGATATTATTCACTCGTTCCATGGCTGGGTAGTGGTATATTATTGTCCAGTGGCGAAAAATGGTACAAAGACCGTAATAATTGATGAGGTGTCCTTGTTATGTGCTTGTTTAAAATTGAGATAATTGTTTTCAAGGTAAAATGATGTCACCAGCATTTgattacaaaataattcaacaatTCATTCCGATAATGAACAAACATTCGTTGATATTATGCAACAGAATCGAGACAACCCTAAACTATCAAATAGAGAACAGTTTGTCAGTTCTATCGGCGTGCGCGCTAGACACAATTTGTGAGACCTCAATGGGAGTGGATTTTCAAACACAAATCAGTGGTGACAATACCTATTCTACAAGTATAGTTGAATTTAACAAGCTGGCTGTGCAACGAAGTTTAAACCCTTTGCTGAGCAGCGAATTGTTGTATACGTTAACCCCAAATGGTCGTAAGTCTAGAATTATGATTAAGAACATGCACGAATTCACCGAACAAATTATAGCCAAACGAAAACGTACACTGTCCATGTCTGATGATCCagttaacaaaaaacaaatgtcaCTCTTAGAACTATTGCTAGACATTCATGAGCGCGGAGATGGCTTAAGTCTGAAGGAAATTCAATACCAATTGGatacttttgtttttggtgGACACGATACTGTATCAAACACCGTAGCATTTTGTCTCGTTTGCTTGGCAAATTACACCGATATTCAGCAGCGTTTACGCGCCGAGATCAATCAAACCATTGATCACAAATCAATCGACATTACTGCGGAACATTTGGCATGTTTACCCTATCTCGATATGATCATCAAAGAAACCTTACGAATGTACACGCCAATACCATTTACTGGACGCCAATTGAACGAAGACTGTAATTTTGGAGAGTATACCGTTCCTAAGGGAACTGATGTATGGGTCAACTATTTTGCTCTCCATCGGAATCCTAAGTATTGGATCGAACCGGAGAAATTCCAtccggaaagattttccaccGAAAATTCGGCTGGCCGACATACTTTCGCTTATGTACCATTTAGCGCGGGGCTGAGAAATTGTATCGGTCAACGATATGCTAAGCTATTTATGAAGATTGTCATCAGTCAAATAGTGCgggaatttgaaattattccaGGTACTAAACCCGACGATTTGGAATTAGCCTTTGAAATTACTATAAAGACAAGTAAGccgattttattgaaattcaaaCCGTTGCAGTCTGAATAAACGCAAGAACGAGCAATAGAATTCTTCATGTGAACGGTGTGAATAACCTTACTTTCTCCACTCAAAACGCCTTGAAAAATGgtattttctttaagttttgTCTGACGACAACTAAGGTGACACAATTTTTAGTTTCTCAAATCTTTCCGTCCAATTGAAAGAAAACCGAAACTTTCTCAcctgaattttcgattttgaaaatgtgtcCTGTCACTTATATGATATCTTCGTTTCAACTCTAATTCCAACTCGCACGGTTTTACGGatctcgcttcgctcttgttggaatttcttaTATTCTgccctcggtaaacaaataactatttcaattGTTACCATAAACAGGTGTAAGACTTTTCAGATTAATCCGGAGGATGAAGTAAATGTAGCTCCTCTTTTACTTCATCCACAACATTTATCTAAAAAGTATTTCGGTTGTTTTGATCGTGACTCGCGTCACATTTCAATCATTTAATGGTTTTTTTGGGGCGGCAGTTCTACCcattcataaacttttttgtgttttaattgCCTCAGTAATGTTCTCAGTGGTTTCTCGTTACGAATTAATAGTAAACTGAAAGTTGTGGCTTTCGGTCTTCACTCCACAGCTGTCAGAGTTCATCGCTCATTATAGTGGTCGCTATCGACACCACGTTCTATAAGAATCGTATGAGTTCTATGACGAGTTGTAGTTTTACTGTCCTTAACTTTTAActcttcaattaaattaaataccGAAATTAGTGAGCCCTAGCGGAATAGAATATTTCCAAATGATTACGGAGTGTATGTGGGATGTGCGTTTAGTTCTTtctcattcaaattaaaatcaatatttttactttaacCGTTATCTGTAGATAATTGTCATAGCAACCCACTACCTTAGCGCGATTTCCCACTGCTAtctcaatattttcacaataaatattCACATTTTCCTTTGTGATGCATATCATTAAATAAAGTGATTGAAGCAATTACGGATTAAACATACAACACCGGAATGACAATTGAATTGTattaagaaattcatttttgtttgtaattaaaaaaaacttttatttttacattgatCTGTCGGAATATTTCTAAACGTAAAATGGGAAACCGGTTGATCGTTGGTGTTCGAAAAGTGTTGCGACGAAATCAATCAAGTGATAGCACAGCGATTGCATATGCTAATGACGAAAAATCGAAACATCTTGCTGTTGTCGGGACAGATTGTCATGAGACCGTTGTTGATAAATTGGGCAATTTTACGAGGAGTGCTAGTGGCTCGGTGAAAAGTTCGAAAGTTTCCGAAAATAAGGTTAGTCGAACGAAACTCAGTGAAGCTTTTACATCATACTGACATGTTATTACATCCTCGATTCTTTGCTAATATAGTACATTAaagttcgaaaagagacgCCTCACGGTCTCAAATCCTTTGTATTGTGAgacgtgagacgtctcttttcgaacctttgagacttATTTTTACTAGGGTACCATTCTTGTTTCGTAAATAACTGTATTATCGAGGTGCACCTCAAACCATTTACCATTTTTCGAACATAAAACACCGTTTACAGTTCTTATAGcataaaatactattaaatACCACACATTCCAGTTCGCTTTTCAAATGTCGTATATTACAAAGCCATTAGTGATCCAAGAGCAATAAACAATAATCAACCAACAAAATGTCAAATCACAAATACGTCGAATACATCAAAAACTCACCAAAATATGTATAATGTTCTCTGTTGTATTTACAGTATTATGATGGACATTAAAagcataataaattttcttttacatacaaaataatACTGAAATGCTACAGCATACAAGCTCCCTCACTTCCGTACttactttatttatttctgGAAGAAATTTACGTATAtgtaaaaaaaccttttattttttccttttgtaCATAATTCGTGAACTTTGGTACACACAAGATAAATGAAAAAGCAAATATTCGTATGCGTACGTATGGCTTTATtaatgatataaaaaaaatgtattttttccgTTTTGCCGTGATGGCACTGAGCTCGTGACGTCAGCAAAAGATTTATTTACCGAATGTGTGATGATGAAGGGCGAATATTTTTCCAAGCATTTCATTTTGTCGATAGCAAAGTGTTTGGGAATTAGATTCAGaaaaacaaaccaacaaaggaaaacgtttttccggTGAAAAGGATGATTTATAAAAGTAAGACCGTCACACATGTTTAGAACagaagacattttttatttagctTTTGTGTCACAATAGTCATGTAGTCATGAATTACTGACGATGGCATATCAGCTATAGTGACTGGTAGCAATTTATTGGAAAACTTTACAATGTTGATTCAAGAAGGATAACGATTTTTACTCAATCCACTCAAAATAAATGATTGTTGTCAGACTCTATGCTTGTAGACACTGAAAATTACAATCACATTAGGcaacgtcagatttttcgtCCATAAATGCCGAACCATAACGCTAACCCTAAATCTTGACCATAAAGGCAAATGTCAAACAATAAAGgcaaatgcaaaaataattaaatttcgactaGACGGATtctgatcaaacaaaatgccagtgtgtagcGCGTGATAAtagataataataataataaataacgCGTGATAGTAGAAGATAATTCAACATAATTGAATCCTGgcttttttttacgttacgatttggcaacgggctgAGGATACATACACAAAGCTCAGGACGATCACAAATACTATAATGCCTGCCTATGAAATCTAATCTaagagctgaaatgcctaagaAATCAAAGTCTAGATCTCAAatgctcaaaataaaattctgattgCTGAAATACCTACAATCTCAAAGCTCagatcaaaatcaatttaaagcaAACCATTCGTCCAATACAATATGACACAATATAATGCCATaaggaaaataatcaaattaaggaaaacattCGATCAACACAACATAATGCCATAAGGAACAATATGAATTCAGGCTTcttttacgttacgatttggtAACGGGCTGCAAATACATACATGAAGCTCGGACGAGGACAACTAAGACCTGTAATACCTACAAAGCAATCTAAAAATTAAGGAAGTAATTGTAAATCAACGAACAGAGCTtcgctcttccctttcccatggttcgcgtgaagcgaatcaaagaagaacaaatctgtttcgacctccggatccagtggcggtcagtggttagcgtggtctaaccatcatCAGTCGCttccactggtccgttacacgagacagcagtaaaCCATTCGGTTGAACAAGTAATAGAATCGTTTACATAGAGGAAATGCCATCTTCTGATGGAAACAATGAATCATAATGGGATGCTGCTCTGAAAACCCTAACGCAGCAGAAACACAATAATTTGTAATGAGAACTAAAAAGATGTCGTTTTCACATCCcgttaaataaatgtttcttcAGAGTTTTCAGGTTCCTACTCATTAGGACTAATAACACTGTCacccttcttcttcttttggaTCCAGTGAAACTGACTTTCAGTTTGAAATTAGTTTGACATCGTTGACATCGTCGAGGCCTTAAAGGCCTGGCCTTTCACTTTCAGTAATAACAACTGATTGAGAATTGACTGTTTCGTAGGTATGAAACCCACtaaaatttctcttttttcttttagctCCGGAACTACACAACTGACAATTATCATTCCAGAAAAGTGTATTTTCACGTGATACAAACAAATTGTAGTGTATCTTCGTCAGGGCCGGATTGGCTACCTGACGGCCGATCAGGCGATCTCTGAAAGGacagtcaaaatatttttccagagcggcatgaaaaataaaacaaacggCCCATCCTTGCTCCACACTCGGAATTCCGAGCCCTTTCCAAGCCTATTAATCTTAATATCTTCCAGTTGTTTGTAAGGGTGTAAAGAATGAAACCTTCGACATTTAACGAATTCAAGCTCTGGACCTGATCAAAgtgttttttcgttttcaacaggtatcgtcttcatttttttttcatatacgTCGATTTAACTAGGATTTTGCGTGCtcacccaaaaaaaagttttacgtTTCAATCGCCCAAAAACACGATAAGATCAATGGTTTACGTATGCGTACACTATATACATTTAAAACGTACAGTAAATGTCCGACAGGAAATGacgtttaaatgtttatttaagaaTAAATGCAACTTAATTGATGATTCGTAATGAAACAATCATATCACTCTGCTCTTTACGAGAAaagaatcaaaaataaaaaataaagtttgcACTGGATTTGAACCCAGCACCTCTTACTTGCCAGGCTCAGACGTACTAGCTGAACGGCCTGCTGAGAAGAGTGAATGTAATTTCGAACAGCAAAAtaattgtcgatttttttaaattttattaaagttttattctgcaattgaatttttcccaACTAATCAAACATATAATTGCCGATCGAGGTCGGCCAAATCTATAAAAAGGaacttttttattgataacTGACACGATACTATGAATCGTTTTGGCAGTCTTCCGCCAGCAAATAGTTTTTACTTAACAAATCTAAGCATTGACTAACCACATCAAAGTTAACTTGTTTGATGATATACAGTGTCGTAGGCGCCTCACGTGTCAAATATAGAAATCACAACTGTCACCTGATAAGTACGGATCAAGTGTACATCGATGTACGGATAAAACTCCCAAAAACacgataagaccaatggtttaTTCATCCGTAAATTGTACATTCAAAACGTACTTTCTACGAGTCTCTCGTTAAAATTGGGCGATTTTAATGTACAtccaaaatctcatttttttggATGCTGTTGTTGGTTACCATTTGGGCCTagtacacagttcgtgaaaaatgtctgaataataattgaaaatgaattgacAAGTGACATTTCTTCGACAACAAATGCAATCGATTTGATATGTCGTCTGGCTAATTCTAAACAACAACTCGTACCAATCTTAAAATAGGAGCTGAAGAGGAATTCCACGAAGAGTTTTACACAGATGACGTAGCGGCTCACtccacttttatttatttcgtaaatatttttcagcttGTGGATATCTgtcatttttcatacatttttcacgaactgtgtaggcatctcaatattttttgagCCGAGAACTGACATGAAACATATAGTGGTGTTACAGTCATATTGTCAAGGGGGTTTCTGTTCGTATGTTACTTTTATTGTGTGGTacaatttttgcatgttaTAGCTCCCTACACACTTCTCTAAGAATATTTCCTTACCGTGGGTTGGGATTAATTACCCAAAATTCTCTTAATTTCACTtttagacgattttttttagagcaaaattaattaattaattcgcAAATATTGGTCCGCAGTTATCATAAAATGTTCACgataaattgatgtgtttgcATTGTTTTGACTactttcaatttatcatttcGTTATATCACACTGACAAGGTAAACACATCATAACGATCAATGCACGGAAACGTAAACTACGTAATTATTCGCCTATTTATGTTCTGATTCGTGGTTGTTGTTGAGCCAAAGATGGATACTAATGGACACTTAGGCACGTGTGCTACGGTGCTTCTTcatgtttattttaacttatcGGTCTGTATTTATATATAATCACGAATCGAATAACGATTGGGCGTGGGTCCCCAAATTTGGGCCAAAAAAATTGGCCTTTAACAGTTTTCATTCGTAATTATGCCACATTATAAAGTAACTTAGACGTTCAAGAAGCACATTACCAATCAACAAATTGTTGTTAAATAATACATCATGTCCCATTCATTACCCACGGACTACAACATTACATaactataaaataaattgttatggCGATAAGTATGTATAAACACACATGTGGCATAACCGCATTTTATTCATACATTTCTTTATCAAAGCTTTTCACCCTCCTCTCAATTCCGAACTTTATTCAGTTTACCTCGCACATAATCTTTCCCATAAAATATCTACTATGAGAACAGAggcaacacacacacatacaatcagAGAAACCAGTAAACGTTTATGTTGTGTGTTGATAGCTTGAGATTCTCTTCGAACTCTTAGTATACACTCAGTGTACAATACCGACTATATAGTATGTAAGACAGGGTGTT
This genomic stretch from Bradysia coprophila strain Holo2 chromosome II, BU_Bcop_v1, whole genome shotgun sequence harbors:
- the LOC119071872 gene encoding cytochrome P450 4V2-like, whose product is MSVIHSLFTPTTVVLLIWLGINFLRKRRSNSMFAKIPQPFGRLPPVLGHVLLLLKKGVHITQSSFEGFNNYADKFNEYGLFGFALPIQPTVHIFAPEYVEKLMKSTTHINKSSGYYSLVPWLGSGILLSSGEKWYKDRKMMSPAFDYKIIQQFIPIMNKHSLILCNRIETTLNYQIENSLSVLSACALDTICETSMGVDFQTQISGDNTYSTSIVEFNKLAVQRSLNPLLSSELLYTLTPNGRKSRIMIKNMHEFTEQIIAKRKRTLSMSDDPVNKKQMSLLELLLDIHERGDGLSLKEIQYQLDTFVFGGHDTVSNTVAFCLVCLANYTDIQQRLRAEINQTIDHKSIDITAEHLACLPYLDMIIKETLRMYTPIPFTGRQLNEDCNFGEYTVPKGTDVWVNYFALHRNPKYWIEPEKFHPERFSTENSAGRHTFAYVPFSAGLRNCIGQRYAKLFMKIVISQIVREFEIIPGTKPDDLELAFEITIKTSKPILLKFKPLQSE